The Anomaloglossus baeobatrachus isolate aAnoBae1 chromosome 5, aAnoBae1.hap1, whole genome shotgun sequence genome includes the window gaggcgaccgctacaggtaaaGACCACTGGGCGACACACAATCATCTGCAGAGAGACAGCAGAGAGGGTGAGTCCATGTGTAATGTGcatttgtctgtctatctatccatttatctatgtatccctctatccatctatctgtccatctagctatccctctatatagccctctatctctccatctatgaatctatcatctatcccacccctctatctatctctctatccctctatctatctagctatttacctatctatcatccatctatctatatatccctctatctatgaatctatcatctatcccatccctctattatctatccctctatctatccatccatatgtcTGTATAAGTGTCATGTCTATGTATTTCTGCACATGTGTATGTGATGCCCATGTATTTATCTGTATACATCCTTGTATTCACCTATGTACTCATAGTATTTCAGCTCTATTACAAGTGTGAGAAAGGTCGGATGTGGTGATGCATGTGAACATATAGGTGAATACAGTCATATACAGAAGCCtcctactctttttttttttttttttttttttattgatgcagTGTGACCTACCGCCGGTCTTCTCCTCTACTCATCTGTGTGATGTCCCCACTCTCCAGTATTTcgggtcacactacactctgagTCGGAAGTCTCTTTTAGGTCCTGTGTTTTTTATTGCAGTTTGGGTACAGTTTGTGGCCCTaaattgcatgcatttccttccccagcaaagtctatgagaattctgaagtgctgtgtgcacGTTGTCATTTTTGcgtgcagttttgggtgcaaaaaaaagaagcagcagcatgtcacttctttttgcatttttcccaacatttttgcattttttttctgccagaaggtgccttTTACACTGGAGAAACAAAATtatagtgtgcgcacatagccttacaatgaaaGTCTATAGAGCCTCTTTCTAACACTCCATAGATTTACATTTTATAAGTCACTTTAGGGTCCTGCAGAGCTCAGTGTGACCTGGAGATGctcgtgagcggtgatgtcactgaaaagaagagcagaacagcgctggacaccagagatactggagagcagtgacgtcactgagaagaggagcagagcagcaCTGGACGCTGCAGAGCgtggcggtgacatcactgagaagaggagcagaacagcgctggacgctGGAGTGAGCGGTGGTGACCTCACTGAGAagtgcagaacagcgctggacatcaGAGagagcagctgtgacgtcactgagaagaggagcagaacagcgttgGATCCCGGAGAGAGTTAGAGAGGCTTCTTtaatgatgtctatggtgctggtgtgttttgttgtatttcctctgtttctcttctgTCGCCTCCTGTGATATAGAGCACTGCATAAAGAATCTTGACAGCAGATGCATGTCACATGTCACCCATTGATcaagcagcatgtatcagacatcacatctgtCCGACTAGCATTTCATGTCGCTCAGTCCCCGGCATCTATTAgggcatgtgcccacgggactatttacccgcggattttgccgcggaaaacctgcggatttttctggattttcccgaAAAATCTGcaagttttagcatgtacagacactccccatgttaccctatgggacctggggagtgtctgtgtccacgatgcggatagtgcggctgcggaatctcctgcggatgtcccgcagccgcacctaactgcatgtcagttattcctgcggaattacctgcggaaatcccggccctccactatggagatagggccgggatgtccgcaggtaattcgcatgcaagtccgcaggtttaccgctgcTATATCGCTGgcatcccgcagctaaaaatagctgcggatcgcCGGCGTtcggctgcgggaaacctgcggccgtacctgcggagacATCCGCAGCTacgatctcccatgggcacatggccttaatgtCTTTCTCTGAATCTCTGCAGCGTTTTGGGGTCACACACCTGGCGGAGATCATATACCCACTGCCTGGTGCAGGCTGTCcatggctcatgggtatcagctctcaggttcccttttaaaggagtTGTGTGAAATAATACATGTACTGTAAAGAAACTGTGTGGCAAAATAATCTATGGGGGTTACATTTTCtaaaactaacaaaataaattattcacaCCTGTAGTCACCCGCCTGGATCCAGCGCAGGCCGTCCTGTGGTCTGTGCTACTATTAATTATGTCACTGTTCTACCAGGAACACGACCATTGCAGcttgtgatcggctgcagcggtcaggtgacttgaACTGCAAGTATCACAAGCTGCAGCAGTCCTGTGTCCCGTAGAATGGTGAGATAATGCTGGCACAGACATCAGGGCGGCCTGCGCTGGATCCAGGAGGTGACAGCAGGGGAAcacaattttttttgttatttttacagaatctggcctccaggtaatgaccttgtgtctggacaatcccttttaataaactataaatctTCATGTTTCTTCCACCTGACAGCTCTAGTGTTACATTCCTTGATGCTTCTGTTTACAGTGGCTGCAGACGtcacagcccaggtgcctcatgtgaccgctgcagacaatcactggctttAGACTTTTGAGCtgtataccactgacaagctgcaaaTCACTCAGGGTGTCCAAGCTGTGCCATTTCCAGCCAATGTGAACAAAAACACtggagacagcgctgaagctgcagcagatagtATGAGGGCAGGACTGTGCTGTTTTTTTCAGATGGTGAATATGGAGCCTATTTATTGTGTAGATTTAGTAGTTGTGTcctagactaaaggccctgtcacacacagagataaatctttggcagatctgtggttgcagtgaaattgtggacaatcagtgtcaggtttgtggctgtgtacaaatggaacaatatgtccatgatttcactgcaaccacagatctgccaaagatttagctgtgtgtgtgacggggccttaagaataaactgcaatctatatgtttacatcattttgttgTGGTATGAAGGGGGGACCCTgaaagatttcttgcacaggggccccctgcagtctgtgtccgcccctgggtgggacgggggcgtgacagcACATTTActttaattcatgacgagctgtggtgttccctatgccagagatcgcactccagtccctgatgggagtaatatttcttgcatgacacaaggaggcacatgccacttgtcaaacgctccagattcatgaagaggcatgcaccacttTATCAATCAAGAGTGGCTCCCGAATAAATTGGGCTCTTAATTTTTTTAACATTATctttttacaaaggataattattgCAATAAAAACACTAAAGGATTTTAGATTTCTGATATCCAAGGGATTGATTATGTTTGTtgtggggctacccacaaatagagatgagcggaaccGTTGAAGTTCGGGTTGAGCTTTTTCAGTCGgacattagataaagttcagttcgggaaccggactggtcctgaaccccattggaaactactgattgggcagttcgggtctccgcccacatgcaaccggccataaacagagcatttagtATCTTGGGAGGACAGGTTTTTTTtcttgtacacaatacatcctataacgatgtttttacctccccgtgaaatccattcaaacactgcaagcggctcacactgggccgagcactgagtgtacccgagcacaccgatgctagatcgagtggttaggatacatacagcacctgaactccgaactctaacactgattttttgtataaagtctgtatttggtacaaaccccgaactttactattcaggttccctcatctctgcccacaaacctttattacagtttagattatgggtgtagaagagaccagaactgaaaggggcctatctcttggtggagaggaagtaacatttatgatacctatgctggggttttatGAATTTTATGGGATTCGGTCACTAAGTTTTTAccccttaattaaaaatcagaataatataaagacagtgtcacattatgtatggggaagtaccaagtgaatggcgaaagggaaaccctgtgtatagCAAAAGGGGAGATGATGACCTCAGACCAAGCCTATCGCTggaccctgggttccctcaccacattAGATAGGTTCCACATATGTGCCGAtccggatacctaaccctaggcTGACTCTGGTtttggccctaggtagggagcggatgggatgaggtcTTTATCAACCCCACTATGCAGTAAAGGACACACAGAGATAACAAAAAAGGGGAAATAATATAAAACTTATCACTagacgactcagtaagaagttTGGTAAAGAGCAACAACGATCCTACTGGtgtatgcaagccacctgcttgcatccagagcttgtaaaggaactgaatatcactagTACAAgttcagggaaaatgagagtatttaaacccaaggggaaatacagattattagcagctgaagggaagaggagctcccctgggtcctaaagaaaaaaggatgaaaacccagcagaggagatatcagtacactgaatactgacagcaggaacaatagaaagtcagggaacattttgcgcagccaaatgctgtgaccttctaatgccaaacaccacaggactgtctgttaccCGTGCTAGACAGGGACTATGATTCCAattatgtgtcatttactgggctgcttgctgtagttttgataaaatctagtAGTAAAAAAAACTACTACTACAAAGCAGTATTATGTAGTAAAACTGCTGCAATGTGTCCTCTAtctccattagctctgtataaccctgcccccacttgattggcagctttctgtctatggctgctgtgtacaatgagcaatcagtggtgtgggtgaggttatacacaacAGCATTTTGAGAACgggtagatcttaagcagataaaactgatttttatcaaaacttcagcaagcagccaagtaagcgacacattgctggaatcagggtctcacgtTACAGGTAGCTGTAATGTTCGGTGCAAAGAAGGatccacgggaccatgcaccgTACTCCCCCAGTGAGCCCACCAGGAGCGAATCCCTGTACAGGGACTATCTGGCAGCCACcaaagagggcctagatgcacagcagctggGACACGAGAGGAATACGGGTTAGTGTCCTTAAGATGTCCGTGGAGGATATGGAGGCTGGTCCAATGGTAGATGTGGGCTGAAGGAAATCATAATGGATgagtggaaccgggtacaggtgccgactggTGGTAACAGATGGAGTCCGAGACCAGCGAGGGTGCAAAGTGATGATACCAGGTGGAGTCCAGAACCGGCGGCGAGTATAGACTGGTGGaagatgatgggatccacagcagactgtCACCGGGGAAACTCCTGGGAAACCGGAGGACTGGACACACTCAAGCTGGCATTCGTGATCTGTGGGCAGAGACAGAGTTAACCTGGGTGCAAgatacagagggacctgaacacctagcacaAGAGACAAAGCTACTAgtacatgttgaacaggcaccgcccacatgtaaaaggaagtcttatataccctgtacctgttatcagccatatcctgtttcagagacgctggccctttaagacaaggtgagaGAGCGTGCCTGTggcctagtgcgcatgcgcaaggcccgggaGCCAGAGATCAGTACAGGATGCAGAGGAGGAGACGCAGGACTGCTGGAGGCAGAGTCTCGGGCTGCAGCGAGTGTATTGCAAatctaaaaatggctatttttgagtttatacattatgttaaactataacatattgtttaatcagacagacaaagtgtacatagtTACGAAATCTTGCGTatgcttaagggtttctgtgtgtttgttgtatatgtacagacagacaatataccattgtaacagaaaccttatgatttactttagttcaacctgatgttttatgggtttgctataggcctaaaacacacttccgcaaaaaaaaacgtccgtatgacacggtccgtttttgggtccgtgttccgtatttttggggcgtttctccggtacgtatggtatccgtgtgatggcgtatgcgagccgtgtgtacgtgtggaatgtccgtattaacataaaatacgtacgtgtgcagtccgtgtgccgtccgttttttcagatacgtattttcacacaaccttgttagcccatcaaaatgtgctcctggtgtgttaaattggtcaattaactacccaatttagttagtttgcttaaaaaaccttaaaaaacatggcttctaagctcattctcacattagacacactccaaaatgtctctctccaatgaagcaaccatgtatttgctctggttgatatctaggagatttggggttaggcgacatatgattgaagaagagctaccactggagaaaaggatgtggattcacccccttgtgaagctcaggaaaacacatggccattttaatattttatatggcgaaatgcggaaatttccacctaaattccaagcctactgccatctcaccatgaattcatttgacaacatccttgaccttgtgtaccatcgtttgaagcatcaggacacctctatgcgcctcagcatctcccctgaggaacgactgttggtgactttacggtaggtgttgtcatgtatactcatgctttatctgttatattgaaatacatgttaagtcgctaaggcatcattttgttgaaattatgtaatttaaaattatggtccttgtagaaaacttatattgatcacttaaccacagtgcaatttcaaaataagatctgagaagtcacatctaccattctatctctacaaaaattaaagaaacaagaggcttaactcaaacaagcttgtttattaaacacaaaattaaatattttttccaatatggaaagtaaagatcacatatgttttcccaaccaaagaaatttataaaaaaaacatacacagtatctcgccagtcattggatgatacaaatatttggtgtaaaatacaaattacatgaatagtcaaagtaatgtcatgtttttattctatttcagttacctagcaactggccaatccatcagcagtctgcatttcgaattcttattaggaaggtccacaattggcaagattatcctgcatacctgcactgtgctttgggagacccttaggcatcatgtcatgcagctgccttcaacacaggaatggatgcacatttcagatgaatttttggagaaaacagcttttccaaattgtattggtgccattgacgggaaacacattagagtgaagaaaccaccaaactctgcatcaagatattttaattatcataagtttttttctgtagttattttggccatggtagatacaaactactgctttttatttgctgatattggggcctatggcagtgcctcagatgcacgcattttcagaagttcacgtttagcaagacgattaatgtctgatagtttaagtttgcctgcaccaagaccattgcctggtactaattgccctattgtcccttttgtaatggttgcagatcaggggtttgcattgtctaggcatttgatgcgtccatatcccagaagaaggctggacagatcaaaagccctatttaatagcaaattggccagagcacgttgccatGTTGaaagtgcctttggcattttggcatcaagatggcgcatttatcaaaccaccatccaactccaaccaatcaCCGTCAAGGCggtcattaaatcgacagtagtgttacataattactgtagattacatgaaagcaatgacgaagacattgaggagttgccagctttaaatgcaccatttgtagagaatggtagtgtcagaaccactgtgtccacttctggtctacaagtgaggaatcagtttaaagattattttagtttaaatcgccatagtcatgtataattttgacattgttatagttttttatcacttggttacataagcacaaacacatatgtaatacaaaagagaaaataaccatacataggtataatgtgtttttttttgtttgttggttgTTTTTgcggtccccataagctattgtgatataactatattgctaTAACATCAGGATTTTTGGTTATTCTAAAAactgtactactgaatgtacatgactaataaaaatatggcaaattgtttttgaacaaattagtccagaattattattttacctatgtatgtatgttatcttttgcaatacaccctgtaatttttttttttttttataaacaattttgtcagggacattagcccatacaaaacaccatactttattatgcaataatgtcacgcaaacataatttgttggaCACTATtggatacaagtatgggaccagaccatatgcagatactgcatagtggctggatttttaataataaaggtgtctgaatgttagtgtagtagtttatgtgcgtgcattttttccctaaacccagttttttctaatggatggtccaaacaacatgtccagagcaaggcaacattctaacaggcaggtattgtttttgaagtgatagagtaatttctattgcatttttgtaaaggaaaaaataaatatgaccacatgcatatagagtaagtaatgttacattttgatattttttcccaccagcaataccctagaaaacatatcaaaatgtaaaataatacataaaatatcatatgattcaactaaatcctctaggctagtgatgctttcctgtgtaggctccattgcattgacatctacagaatatgtttgctgcacaacagtagatgttgtagtgagtgactgatcagtgtttccactagtaacagttgttgtacttggaacaaataatgaggcagttgtttgagcagatggaagaccaagtgtaggtggtacatattgatgtgttggaagaggctgagtatgtgtgtatgtgaagttagttgggtaagtctgttgttgaaagtactgttgttgtggattattaggaacatggtaggttgttgaaacatttgagttagtctatgaacattactaacaatactaggatagttaaaagaggtttgcattggtgtttgttggggtacttgtgggacaaatgttggctgttgagatggcctttgtgtcattaatgaacctgtttggtgtgggacaactgttggcctaatttgtacatcagttaccatagaagaagattgacactgtatatgtgtttgttgcactacaggatgaagttgaaaattagagaaatgttcttctgtttgggtttccacagtttgttgagtggtgtttgtgtgtgggccacgtggattggctctccattgttctatcacttcaaaacaataaatgagttctggctcacgttgggtagcagatattagtgttattaaggacgccctcaatctgtcctgcctatcaggtgcaaccaatgcaagagagggagaaagggagcggcaaaatctctctccatcactctctggtatcagtgaattcatcatgtgtataattctggtatcaatgatatctggcagggaacgtaaatcttcataacgcctatgtcgccgaccacggatagattgtgctactgtgcgcatggtattagttgatattcttggctgtgtgcctgcatgttgctgtggactactgtctgcaataactggtgaagggccactttgttgccctgtagactggcctgcaattatattagtggattgacttgttcccaaacccaaatcagaggacatttcttctgcgtctggctggctggtgttggggattgttggtggttgatatgaggttggctccatctccgaAGCAGAGGtcactgttaatactgctgactgggcttcctcactatcttccagattatcctctgtactttgatgaaaaaaaaaaaattagtgtgcgcctttttaaaaaaaaaaacaccatgtgatgtaatggtttaaacttactttggtacttccataatgggcataaggaagctcagtttttcataatggacatatttttttcttttttgcagcggcagctgtggtggccactgggttatattctcttctgaactggtcatgggctgagcgccatcgccgttttacaagatccactgtttaaaaaaaaaatacattgtaaaataaggtcacaaattttaacaattgtagatttaaaaaattagacattagtcttgtattgcagcaattgtaaaaaataggaacacacatccatgtgtatgaaaacaacaacccataactcatatagtgacataacacaataagcatgggagagaaaacaagttcagcagtaaaaatcttaaaccactgaataatttatctccttttaaatgtccgaaaaaaaaaaaattcctacagaaagccatgagaatcaaaatgactactaacccatgaagtgccatatgttccacatagatTTTACATtagacactacacattactgttaccattccagacatggtgacaccaaggaacatgcgtaataaaccaaacatagaaatacaactcaaaatgtatagacatttcacagcacatttgcatTACAAAAAATcacagaaatgcaaaccaaaaaaaaaaaaaaaccccaacatgttTAATTGTGGcttaaccaccctgaaatgccttttgtacatgcataaaatgctttgccgcccacatatacacatgctgacattactagtaaactgcaatgaatacttcaaaaggccagaaaactacactctcctgtttgtgagtctccagtgtatctcaaaatgagtcaggcccattaatacatgccaaacaaactatacaaatatgttatactctgcctacagaatgtgcacatataggtaaagacagaagcaaggcaaatatctgtactcaccatatccatttttctttccaggggtacattgagaccatccattcctagggtagactatctctgccacagccatccatgctcgttccaccattaacctgtcatgatagccatcaacacgtgtgtcccacaggtctggatgcctctctacttctccaatcagcctctctgtatcgattctgggcgccatgctcagtacctgtgttgttctctgtgctcaaagttcccctgcagtgagaggacaggtgcccagctgctgtctggcgtgcaaatgagacaggaaatgtatgtttggcgccagaattaatggcctacaattgacctgatagattggtaacaagtgtttcagattttgtgatgaaatacggacacggacgatacgtgctgaacactaacatactctgtgtgcggtccgtgcaggcacagacccatggactaaagcgggtccgtgcctgcgtgttgccggccaaaaacggacatgtcgtccgtgtagaaaagcgcacacacgtacttacgacacggacacacgttctgtgtgattttacgtgcgtgtgccatctaccattgaataacatgggtctccgtgtgtacgtgtctccggtacgtgcaaatacgtaccgcacacgtacaaattacacggatgtgtgttgcgggtcatatACACAGaccgacaatatatccatttacctagctcaaatacctgatgtgtattcttgggagatttgaatatctgtgggtttattaccccattgactGATGTGTgatgtatctctggttcatctatcatctatgcccaaagattggccatcaaagggcatggatcaataagactacaacacattaactctaaggggtactttgcacactacgacatcgcaggtgcgatgcaggtggggtcaaatcgaaagtgacgcacatccggcgtcgctgtcgacatcggagtatgtgaatcgtttttactacgattaatgagcgcaaaagcgtcaatcgtatgatctgtgtagcgtcggtcatttccataatttcggaaggaacgatgttacgatgttgttcctcgttcctgcggcagcacacatcgctgtgtgtgaagccgcaggagcgaggaacatcgccttacctgcgtcccggctgcaatgaggaaggaaggaaggaggtgggtgggatgtttacgtcctgctcatctccgccccctgcttctattgaccacctgccgtgtgacgtctatgtgacgccgcacgacccgcccccttaggaaggaggcggttcgccagccagagcgacgtcgcagggcaggtaagtgcatgtgaagctgccgtagcgatgtttcgctacggcagctatcacaagatatcgcagctgcgacgggggcggggactatcgcgctcggcatcgctaccatcggcttgcgatgtcgtagtgtgcaaagtacccctaaggtttgTAATTATTGTGCAAACCTGTatttaagatcagatgaaatatagcacagacagaagctcatgTTTCCTGCTccttgagacgtccgggcagtgatgtccaggagttctctgtctatgtcatgcttctctgactgcagttccagacagatgatgttcaaagctccttggtgatgtaagtatttaactgtacttaacctttgtgtgttgaatatacaaaagtgtacgcaatatcatacttttcctttaagtttgtatttcatattaacctttataataaaattacttaattgccttctttaaagccgtatctgaaccttagtgctaaaaatatagcaaaacaactAGGTATCTCCTCTTCT containing:
- the LOC142310454 gene encoding uncharacterized protein LOC142310454; this encodes MTSSEENITQWPPQLPLQKRKKYVHYEKLSFLMPIMEVPNTEDNLEDSEEAQSAVLTVTSASEMEPTSYQPPTIPNTSQPDAEEMSSDLGLGTSQSTNIIAGQSTGQQSGPSPVIADSSPQQHAGTQPRISTNTMRTVAQSIRGRRHRRYEDLRSLPDIIDTRIIHMMNSLIPESDGERFCRSLSPSLALVAPDRQDRLRASLITLISATQREPELIYCFEVIEQWRANPRGPHTNTTQQTVETQTEEHFSNFQLHPVVQQTHIQCQSSSMVTDVQIRPTVVPHQTGSLMTQRPSQQPTFVPQVPQQTPMQTSFNYPSIVSNVHRLTQMFQQPTMFLIIHNNSTFNNRLTQLTSHTHILSLFQHINMYHLHLVFHLLKQLPHYLFQVQQLLLVETLISHSLQHLLLCSKHIL